GCCAGATGATCGAGCATGATGGAGATGTTCTGAGCAAAGAGCATTTCTATAACGGAGGAACGCCACTTTTCCCGGTCGCCGGCCATGGAGAGCCCCTCTATGTTTTGAAGGGAGAAGGAGGGAAGCCAGCTGTGCTTTTCCTGTTCATCGATAATGATCACGTTTTGAATCCTCATATCAAACTGCTTGTTTCTTATCGAGAGCGCATAAAGAGATGAAGTCAGGCAGCAAAAGACGTACCGTTTAAAAAATAAAGAAGCAGTGACTCTTTCTTCCTGTGAACCTATTTTTTTGCCTGCTTCTTTTATGAAAGCAAGCATATTCTCTCCTTCAAGTAAGTATTCTGCAGCAAATGCCGCTTTTTCTTTTGAAAAAGAGAACTGAAAGCGGCAGTGGTTCTCGATATAGATTCTTTCTGATTCGGACCATCCGATAACATTACGCATATTGAGCTGAACGGGTGCCATGACCAGCTGTTCGCCCCTTTCCGTAGGGAATGCACATTGGGG
This genomic stretch from Fictibacillus marinisediminis harbors:
- a CDS encoding IucA/IucC family C-terminal-domain containing protein; the encoded protein is MAPVQLNMRNVIGWSESERIYIENHCRFQFSFSKEKAAFAAEYLLEGENMLAFIKEAGKKIGSQEERVTASLFFKRYVFCCLTSSLYALSIRNKQFDMRIQNVIIIDEQEKHSWLPSFSLQNIEGLSMAGDREKWRSSVIEMLFAQNISIMLDHLARYTKASRAMLWENALIYIAWLYNAWQSENHRAPLKKQLDEDYRFIVQQADGFHFGASSNPFLKSSRKYEKQEMKKRQTCCLYYRTDGGTCCKTCPMNEAD